actttagatcatatttaacggagtagatcgtcgattcggaagctccatcatcgaaaacaacttatgagtacgaataaCCCAagactcataagagtatagtagccctactatatatatatatatatatatatatatatatatataaccgatcattcctagtgcaagtggcaaagggtttaaTGATTGCTACTcaaggtcctaagttcgaattctagttgattcacatttctagctaattttatttctaaatagcTGAAGATGCACAATTTTTTACCTAGGAAATACTAAATGTGCTCTCTCATTATCAGTGTCaccatattaattattaaaattaaaatagttgatCAATATATAGTTGCTTTtcccaaaattttataatttcttccAGTTAATTCAAACACTTCACAAAAATTTATCTTTATGATAAATCAAAAGTCAAAGATAATTttctactctctttttttttttttttttttttttttttttttttttttttttttccgttgtGTATGCAATAATCTATGGTTACACAAATATGTACAGATGTTAGAAGATACTTGTTTTTCCAAAAAGTCCCTTCACTTGTTTTTCATTTCACTACCTTTCATTCAAATCTTAATTGTGTTTGTACTCTTTTTGATGCAATGTTTTGTAATCTAACAGTATACTTTACTAGTTGGTGGAATATTATGTACAGTCATTTCAAAATGCAATGTAGGTGAGGTATttgttttaaaagttttaacttTCTGTTAAAATTACTGCGTTTTGTAGACCATAGTAGTGAGATGAAATTTCTTTTACGATGCCATTTCTTTCATTAAATAAATTGGGTCATATTTCATCGGctgcaaaatttgaatttattgtttatttattaaacaGAAAAGGAGGTGGAGGAAAACACGAGCAAAATGAGAGAATATATTCTGAAGAAGCTTAAGCTTGCAAAAGTCCCTGATGAGGTGATACAAGTCATCGAAGTTAGCGAAATGAGTGATGTGGTCTCATCTCCTCTGAGGTATCGATCTCCCGTCTCTTTACTATGTGGCAAGATTACTAAAGAAAATGTGTGCGTAGCCGGAGACGCCTTCCACCCGATGACCCCCGACTTAGGTCAGGGCGGTTGCTCGGCGCTTGAAGATAGCATTGTTCTTGCTCGGTGCTTAGGCGAAGCCATCCGCGGGGAGGATAAAGGAGGTAAAAAGGGAGAATATGAGAGAATTAAGGATGGATTGAAGAAGTACGCCGAGAACAGGAGATGGAGGGGCATTCAGTTGATTGTGACAGCTTATATCATCGGTTTTATTCAGCAAAGTGATAACGCATTCATAGGCTTTTTGAGGGGGAAGATTTTGTCAGGAATAATGGCCAAAACNNNNNNNNNNNNNNNNNNNNNNNNNNNNNNNNNNNNNNNNNNNNNNNNNNNNNNNNNNNNNNNNNNNNNNNNNNNNNNNNNNNNNNNNNNNNNNNNNNNNNNNNNNNNNNNNNNNNNNNNNNNNNNNNNNNNNNNNNNNNNNNNNNNNNNNNNNNNNNNNNNNNNNNNNNNNNNNNNNNNNNNNNNNNNNNNNNNNNNNNNNNNNNNNNNNNNNNNNNNNNNNNNNNNNNNNNNNNNNNNNNNNNNNNNNNNNNNNNNNNNNNNNNNNNNNNNNNNNNNNNNNNNNNNNNNNNNNNNNNNNNNNNNNNNNNNNNNNNNNNNNNNNNNNNNNNNNNNNNNNNNNNNNNNNNNNNNNNNNNNNNNNNNNNNNNNNNNNNNNNNNNNNNNNNNNNNNNNNNNNNNNNNNNNNNNNNNNNNNNNNNNNNNNNNNNNNNNNNNNNNNNNNNNNNNNNNNNNNNNNNNNNNNNNNNNNNNNNNNNNNNNNNNNNNNNNNNNNNNNNNNNNNNNNNNNNNNNNNNNNNNNNNNNNNNNNNNNNNNNNNNNNNNNNNNNNNNNNNNNNNNNNNNNNNNNNNNNNNNNNNNNNNNNNNNNNNNNNNNNNNNNNNNNNNNNNNNNNNNNNNNNNNNNNNNNNNNNNNNNNNNNNNNNNNNNNNNNNNNNNNNNNNNNNNNNNNNNNNNNNNNNNNNNNNNNTAATATTTCTCCCGTTTCCTACCTCGAATCCatctcggatcgtaaaatttacccCATTTCCCGCaacgaatccgtttattttctcccatttactgcccccgtcggggcggatcggggcaggagctccaccaacccggatccgtttgcatccctagtggtccccctagggttgagtggtccccactgggttatagtatttaatccaatgattagaaatgatgaaaagagttgatccaaaggctaaaaaacggatagcaacaataaaattttgctactaatagtagcccagtccaactctatatatatatatatatagtccctTTTACAGTTCTGTTATTCCAAATTTGTCTCCTTAATTACTTTTCATTGATACACTTCATTAATTAGGTAGAAATTTTAGTCCCTGaacatcaaaaaataatttttactgtaaaataatcttttaattcTGTTTGgattatactaaaataaattaggCATTTTATATAGAAGGGATAAGATggttatttaatttgtaaaaaaaaaagtcagtaatttttttttttcaaatgatgAAGAACTAGAGGTAACTAGAAGTGTatgtacaattaaaatttttggctTTATTATAAAAACCATCTTTGCACTTTGCCCCGTGCCTCAAATATTTCTctgcataaaaaaattcaaacagtgTCAACCCTGCACTTTAGAATTCTTGTGTCAAATAggtctaataatttaaaattttcattaacttTTGATGGAGAGAATCCCTCACGCAGGTGAATAGTTTTTCATGGTTCTTCTTAGATTTTGGTACTTGAAGGGGCGATTGAATGAGCTTAAAAATATGTTATCTATCTCAGTATGTAGCTATTAAAACAAATAGAAACTCTGAACGGAGAGGCTAATTATTTGAGACAGATCTAAAGTACAGGTTAATGATATTGTCTAAATCTTTTATGTAGAAAGATATTTAAGACGCGGGGCAAAGCgtgagtaggggtggaaacgagccgagctcgagcgagcttatgtcagctcaaattcggctcgaactcggatctaaatctaggctcaagctcggcttgaaattaattcgagcgagcTCCGAGCAGCTAATTCGAGTCGAGCGCATTGAAATTTTCGAcatattatataatcaatagtttaatttttatagaatattacctacaatttgatgaaaatgtccaatagttcaaaatacaaataattgcaagaatatcagctagggtgactgcctgaccggtgagggtcagagagagagagagagagagagagagagagagagggggggggggggggaattagaatttgagaatttgaatgttatcatgttttgaGGTTATGTGCAaaagtgaaagtctgaaagagagagtgtgttatataaattagagttgggctcaattgcacggttgtactgttgggtttattttatagGCCAACAATATAGTCCaaataaattaaagcctatatataattaaaatacattatatatatatatatatagaactaggctactatgctattaatagcaccaagtcattggtgcttaccaagtttttggcccatgaattaagagatgtggcgttaggatgatgtgggtctcTAGGTCGAGTAGGGTTGGATTGAATAGTATGACTCTAACGGCGTGAAATATGatcaaaagaatagatctaacggcggaaaacttggtagcacaaatgcttcatgctattaatagcatagtagcggactctctctctctctctcttctgctctcctctctcttctctctctctatatatatatatatatatatatatatatatatatatatatatatatattcgagcttttcgagcttttcgaccctaattcgaacgagccgactGATACTCAAGCtgggcttgaaatgaatttcgagccttttattttgttcaagctcggctcatttaatttcgagtcgagctcgagcgagccgaatatcgagccgaacacgagtcgaacacgagccggctcgctcgtttgccagccctaagcGTGAGGAACGTATGTAGAGGAGTGTTTACAATTAAGCCTAAAAGGTTTTTAGTAGTAAGGGACTAAATCAAGaacaatatatatgtaaaatttagaaattttaatatttaaatgaaAAGCGTAGAAGCCAATTTACAAAGTACAAGACCTCCTCCCATACCTCTTAAAACTTTTAAagccatgtttttttttcttcaaaaagaaaaataatatgctGTTTGTTTCattcattcaaaaaaaatataataaatttagctgaaaatatgaattagttaaattttgaattttgaatcttaAGTACATTTTTATAGTTTGCACTAGGAATGGTAGGTAACTTTTGAAACAATGTCATATGCATCTACGCggatttttcaactttttatcaCATCAAACTCTTGTAACATAATTGGTCACATATAGAGCCCACATTAtgttctcctttctcttttttttttctttttttttttagccttttttCTTTGCCATGATTGGTCCCACAAAGACCACTAATGCAACTTTTTCTTAGTAGATGTCTCTTAATTTTGTCCCTCTTCCTAGGAATCTGTATTTCTTTGTCCACTCTCTGAATCAAAATATAGCCACTTTTAAAAgtgctttactttttttttttttttttttttttttttttttttggctctttgTTTAAGTTGTGAGAAATTAGATAAACTTGCTCTATATTGGAAAAACTTAACACTTCTTCATGTATGAATGAACTTGTGATTAATGAGagttaatttaaatattattttttcataactTATTGATTAAcgataaattattatttcttcttttaaCAAGATATAAAAGATGTATTAATGCTATTAATTCAAAGTAAACTCTGAtccactacaataaaaacggtttatagcaacatttttaaatatcgatacagataaaaaaaaatgttgctgACTAAATtgccgacacttttaaaaagtattgctatatgtggggtcgttaga
This genomic window from Ananas comosus cultivar F153 linkage group 3, ASM154086v1, whole genome shotgun sequence contains:
- the LOC109707435 gene encoding zeaxanthin epoxidase, chloroplastic-like — protein: MIATQEKEVEENTSKMREYILKKLKLAKVPDEVIQVIEVSEMSDVVSSPLRYRSPVSLLCGKITKENVCVAGDAFHPMTPDLGQGGCSALEDSIVLARCLGEAIRGEDKGGKKGEYERIKDGLKKYAENRRWRGIQLIVTAYIIGFIQQSDNAFIGFLRGKILSGIMAKTLMKRAVHPKVFGCYGSNFGFVFGKFHLYKAL